The nucleotide window CCGTAAGCACGCGATGGCCGTGCAGGATGCGCACCCGACCCACTGGAGCGAGGAGGGCGCACGGGCCTTCGGTCACGACCGCCTGATCGCCGCGCCCACCTACGTGTCCGTGCTGGGGATCATCGCCCAGCGCAAGCTGTTCGAGGACGTCATCACCGGCTACGACATGTGGCAGATCATGCAGACCGATCAGCGGCTGATCTACCACCAGCCGATGAAGGTCGGTGACCGCCTGATCTGCGACGTCTCCCTCGAGTCGTTCCGTCACGTCAGCAGTCCCGAGATGATCGACCTGATGGTCACCAAGAACGTCATCTGGAACCAGCACGACGAGCCGGTCATGACGACCTGGACGTCGCTGGCCGCGCGCCCCGGCATGGACGTCGACCCCGAGCTGGAGGCGTCCCTCGACCACGTGATGATCAAGGTCGGCGCCATCGGTGAATCCGGGCACACCGTGGAGCCGAAGGCAGGTCGTTACGACCTCCCCGATCCGACGCAGTCGCCCGGCGCCTTCGGTGCCATCGATTTCGACACCCTCGCGGTGGGGCAGGAACTGACCCCGAGGCGCTACCTGCTGACGCGCGGGAACCTCGCGAACTATGCGGGCGTCGCGGGCGACCCCAACCCGATCCACTTCTCCGACCATGTCGTGAGCGCGGCCGGGATGGACGACGTGGTCGCCCACGGCATGCAGACCATGGGGCTCGGCGCGAGCTTCGTCTCGGAGTTCATCGGTGACCCGGCGGCCTTCTGCGAGTACAACGTGCGCTTCACCAGCCCGGTCTACGTGCCCGCCGACGACAGTGCGGCCGTCGACTTCACGGGCAAGGTCAAGTCGCTCGATCCCGCGACCCGCCGCGGAACCATCGCGATCACCGCCAAGCAGGGCGACCGCCGCATCTTCGGACGCGCGCAGGCGGTCATCCAGTTCAACTGACTGGTCACGGGGCATGCCGACGGCAGGCCGAGGGACCGACGTGTACGGTCGTCGAGGGGTCGGAGGCGAGCCCGTTTTGGGTCCACCGCCCCGGTGATCTACACTGAAGTGTCTGATTGATTCAGGCTTGCGCGCTACCCATAGGGTGGCGCGTTGGTTTTGTCGGCGACGAATCGCCGGCGGGTCGTGAGGCCGGGTCGATGAGACGGCAACGCCGACCACTCCGGTGGAGGGCGTCGCAAAGGGGCGTAGCTCAATTGGCAGAGCAGCGGTCTCCAAAACCGCAGGTTGCAGGTTCAAGTCCTGTCGCCCCTGCCCTGGTGAAGGGCACACGCTGACGAGAGGACCGCGAAGTTGAGCAAGCGAGACCGGGCCGCCCGCGCCAAAGACGCCGCAGAAGGTTCTGCGGCCGATTCGGCTGCGGCTGAGCTCGACGGTCGCGACGGGGCCACCGACGCGGGAACGGGCGACGAGACGTCGACCGGCACCGCCAAGGAGCTGCGTCCGTCCGGTAAACGCTCTGCTCGCGGGCGTCGCTCGTCGGCGGGTGCAAACGATGGTGACACCGACTCCGGTTCGGGGTCCGTCGCCGTCAAGGAACGCAAGACGAAGAAGAAGGCGTCTGCGGGGGAGAGCCGGAATCCGTTCGTTCGGATCTGGCTGTTCCTGACGCAGGTCGTCGCCGAGCTGAAGAAGGTCATCTGGCCTACGCGGCGCGAGATGATCACGTACACGATCGTCGTGCTCGTGTTCGTCATCGTGATGACCGCGTTCATCTCCGGCCTCGACCTCGCCTTCGCCAAGGGCGTTCTCTGGTTGTTCGGCTGACCCACGCGGTGGGCTCGGCCGGCGACGAGGAGTACGACCGCCAGATGAACCATAAGGAGCGTGGGCTGCAGTGAGCACCCCGGAGAACGAACTCGCCTCGACCGATTCCGTCGACGTGGCTGACGCCGATGTCGACGCGGCCGTGGCCGACGCGGTGGACACCGAGGGTGACGCGGTTGCCGACGAGACTGTCGTCGAGGGTGACGAGGCCGCGGCTGAGGACACGGTCTCCGAGGATGCCCCCGACGCAGGTGAGGCCGAGGCGGATGACGCCGAGGCTCCTGCCGAGGAAGCCCCGGCCGAAGAAGCCGAGGTCGATCCGGTCGAGGAACTGCGCAAGCAGCTCCGGCGGGCGCCCGGCGACTGGTACGTGATCCACAGCTACGCCGGTTACGAGAACAAGGTGAAGGCCAACCTCGAGACCCGCGTGCAGAATCTCGATGTCGGCGACTACATCTTCCAGGTCGAGGTGCCGACCGAAGAGGTCACCGAGATCAAGAACGGCCAGCCCAAGAAGGTCAACCGCAAGGTGCTGCCGGGCTACATCCTGGTTCGCATGGAACTCAACGACGAGTCGTGGGGCGCCGTGCGCAACACGCCGGGCGTCACCGGCTTCGTCGGGATGACCAGCAAGCCGTCGCCGCTCTCGCTCAACGAGGTGCTGCAGTTCCTGATGCCGCGCACCGAGGCGAAGAAGCCGGCCTCCTCGCGGGGTTCTGCCGCCGAGGGTGTCGAGGCCGCAGCCGCCGCCGCGTCGAACGTCATCGAGGTCGACTTCGAGGTCGGCGAGTCGGTCACCGTCATGGACGGCCCGTTCGCCACGCTTCCCGCGTCGATCAGCGAGGTCAACGCCGAGCAGCGCAAGGTCAAGGTGCTCGTGTCGATCTTCGGTCGTGAGACGCCGGTCGAGCTCGGGTTCAATCAGGTCGAGAAGATCTGACCCTTCGAGGCTCGCTTCGCTCGCACCTCAGGGAGCGGGAGAAGCAGACAAACACAGACTTTCACGTCTCCAGCGGGCGTGAATTCGCAAGTAAACAAGCAAGGAACAGAAGATGCCTCCCAAGAAGAAGAAGCTCGCCGGGATCATCAAGCTCCAGATCTCGGCAGGCCAGGCCAACCCGGCCCCGCCCGTGGGTCCGGCGCTCGGTCAGCACGGCGTGAACATCATGGAGTTCTGCAAGGCGTACAACGCGGCGACCGAGTCGCAGCGTGGCAACGTCATCCCGGTCGAGATCTTCGTGTACGAAGATCGCTCCTTCGACTTCAAGTTGAAGACCCCGCCGGCTGCGAAGCTCCTC belongs to Gordonia sp. KTR9 and includes:
- a CDS encoding fused (3R)-hydroxyacyl-ACP dehydratase subunits HadA/HadB — translated: MSQVNEAEIQDRADEASNGGAKPTPEEIAAHTQSLVGFHYTVDDYYEIGREEIRKHAMAVQDAHPTHWSEEGARAFGHDRLIAAPTYVSVLGIIAQRKLFEDVITGYDMWQIMQTDQRLIYHQPMKVGDRLICDVSLESFRHVSSPEMIDLMVTKNVIWNQHDEPVMTTWTSLAARPGMDVDPELEASLDHVMIKVGAIGESGHTVEPKAGRYDLPDPTQSPGAFGAIDFDTLAVGQELTPRRYLLTRGNLANYAGVAGDPNPIHFSDHVVSAAGMDDVVAHGMQTMGLGASFVSEFIGDPAAFCEYNVRFTSPVYVPADDSAAVDFTGKVKSLDPATRRGTIAITAKQGDRRIFGRAQAVIQFN
- the secE gene encoding preprotein translocase subunit SecE — its product is MSKRDRAARAKDAAEGSAADSAAAELDGRDGATDAGTGDETSTGTAKELRPSGKRSARGRRSSAGANDGDTDSGSGSVAVKERKTKKKASAGESRNPFVRIWLFLTQVVAELKKVIWPTRREMITYTIVVLVFVIVMTAFISGLDLAFAKGVLWLFG
- the nusG gene encoding transcription termination/antitermination protein NusG, with the translated sequence MSTPENELASTDSVDVADADVDAAVADAVDTEGDAVADETVVEGDEAAAEDTVSEDAPDAGEAEADDAEAPAEEAPAEEAEVDPVEELRKQLRRAPGDWYVIHSYAGYENKVKANLETRVQNLDVGDYIFQVEVPTEEVTEIKNGQPKKVNRKVLPGYILVRMELNDESWGAVRNTPGVTGFVGMTSKPSPLSLNEVLQFLMPRTEAKKPASSRGSAAEGVEAAAAAASNVIEVDFEVGESVTVMDGPFATLPASISEVNAEQRKVKVLVSIFGRETPVELGFNQVEKI
- the rplK gene encoding 50S ribosomal protein L11 codes for the protein MPPKKKKLAGIIKLQISAGQANPAPPVGPALGQHGVNIMEFCKAYNAATESQRGNVIPVEIFVYEDRSFDFKLKTPPAAKLLLKAAGLQKGSGEPHTNKVGKVSMDQVREIAKTKAEDLNANDIDQAAKIIAGTARSMGITVEG